One Methanobacteriales archaeon HGW-Methanobacteriales-1 genomic window carries:
- a CDS encoding glucose-1-phosphate adenylyltransferase: MSKTVGMILCGGFGKRLRPITERIPKPLIEMKEGYTILDKQLFDFKNAGVDQVYLLTGFLSDKIQERYGAEYKGVKIEYVEESEPLGTLNAIKLGMDAIDSNKQCVIRNGDVVADLNIKKMIHLGEQSDYPLSIFITKMKSPYGIVEVSGDRLVAFKEKPVLDYYINAGVYFAKGPLDFGDFDVGDIEKTLFPMMAKENQLGYYKEDGLFWMAIDTSKELEEIQKEYKNREDKPWGYEKVLINTEKYLTKELFIREGYKTSFHYHEQKDETMYIVSGAGYIEFENKKEYFGTNDTIRIEPEEPHSIVAMENTVLHEVSTPHLDDTVRVNDFYTR; the protein is encoded by the coding sequence ATGAGTAAAACCGTTGGTATGATTCTTTGTGGTGGCTTTGGAAAACGTTTACGTCCCATTACTGAGAGAATCCCTAAACCTCTAATTGAAATGAAAGAAGGATACACCATACTTGATAAACAGCTTTTTGACTTCAAAAATGCTGGTGTAGATCAAGTATATCTTTTAACTGGATTTTTAAGTGATAAAATCCAGGAAAGATATGGTGCAGAATATAAGGGCGTTAAAATTGAATATGTAGAAGAATCTGAACCTTTAGGGACATTGAATGCTATAAAACTTGGAATGGATGCTATTGATAGTAATAAACAATGTGTTATCCGTAATGGTGATGTAGTCGCTGATTTGAACATCAAAAAAATGATTCACTTGGGAGAACAGTCTGATTATCCCTTATCCATTTTTATTACCAAAATGAAATCTCCTTATGGTATTGTAGAAGTAAGCGGGGACCGTTTGGTGGCTTTTAAGGAAAAACCGGTGCTTGATTATTATATAAATGCTGGAGTTTATTTTGCCAAGGGACCTCTTGATTTTGGTGATTTTGATGTGGGAGATATTGAAAAAACCTTGTTCCCTATGATGGCCAAGGAAAACCAGTTAGGTTACTACAAAGAAGACGGATTGTTCTGGATGGCCATTGATACTTCCAAAGAGCTGGAAGAAATACAAAAAGAATATAAAAACCGGGAAGATAAACCTTGGGGATATGAAAAAGTCCTTATTAACACGGAAAAGTACCTCACCAAGGAATTATTTATAAGGGAAGGTTATAAGACATCTTTCCATTATCACGAACAGAAAGATGAAACCATGTACATTGTATCTGGTGCGGGGTATATCGAGTTCGAAAACAAGAAAGAGTACTTTGGAACTAATGATACCATACGTATAGAGCCAGAAGAACCACATTCCATAGTGGCCATGGAAAATACAGTTCTTCATGAAGTATCAACTCCTCATCTGGATGATACAGTACGGGTAAATGATTTCTATACTCGATAA